In the Chroococcidiopsis sp. SAG 2025 genome, one interval contains:
- the psb34 gene encoding photosystem II assembly protein Psb34: protein MYTTTNEEGILNNYATEPQMYYSEYPSPEQQSRYAFQGAIAGVFVMAIVLVALVAS, encoded by the coding sequence ATGTACACGACTACCAACGAAGAAGGCATTCTGAATAACTACGCTACCGAGCCACAAATGTACTATTCCGAGTATCCATCCCCAGAACAACAGAGTCGCTATGCTTTTCAAGGCGCGATCGCTGGTGTATTTGTCATGGCTATAGTATTAGTTGCTCTAGTTGCTAGCTAA